A stretch of the Hyperolius riggenbachi isolate aHypRig1 chromosome 11, aHypRig1.pri, whole genome shotgun sequence genome encodes the following:
- the LOC137537968 gene encoding mucin-2-like: MQNNPTSSIYNNLTVSIYNNSAPSIYNNPAPSMYNNPSSPSTTSPPPPCTTTPPFPSTTSPPSLSTTSPPSPCTTTPPPPSTTSPPSPCRTTPPFQSTTSPPSLSTTSLPSLSTTSPPSPCTTTPPPPSTTSPPSPCTTTPTPTFTTSCPFYVQQSISSIYYIPLSSMYKNPTVSIYNNSTSSIYYICTSSMYNNATSSIYYISTFSMYNNPASSIYYISTSSIYYISTFSMYYNLTSFICYILTISMHNNPTSSIYYISTSSIYYISTFSMYNNPTSSIYYISTSSIYYISTSSIYPISTSSIYPISTSSIYPISTSSIYSISTSSIYPISTSSIYHISTSSIYHISTSSIYHISTSSIYPISTSSIYPISTSSIYYISTSSIYHISTSSIYPISTSSIYPISTSSIYYISTSSIYPISTSSIYPISTSSIYYISTSSIYHISTSSIYPISTSSIYPISTSSIYYISTSSIYYISTSSIYYISTSSIYYISTFSMYNNPTSSICYILAVSMYSSPLSFIYSNPTSSMYWNPTSGCHMQPT, from the coding sequence ATGCAAAACAATCCCACCTCCTCCATCTACAACAACCTCACCGTCTCCATATACAACAACTCTGCCCCTTCCATATACAACAACCCTGCCCCTTCCATGTACAACAACCCATCTTCTCCATCTACTACATCTCCACCTCCTCCATGTACAACAACCCCACCGTTTCCATCTACTACATCTCCACCCTCTCTATCTACTACATCTCCACCTTCTCCATGCACAACAACCCCACCTCCTCCATCTACTACATCTCCACCTTCTCCATGTCGAACAACCCCACCGTTTCAATCTACTACATCTCCACCTTCTCTATCTACTACATCTCTACCTTCTCTATCTACTACATCTCCACCTTCTCCATGCACAACAACCCCACCTCCTCCATCTACTACATCTCCACCTTCTCCATGTACAACAACCCCAACCCCTACATTTACAACATCCTGCCCCTTTTATGTACAACAATCCATCTCCTCCATCTACTACATTCCCTTGTCCTCCATGTACAAAAACCCCACTGTCTCCATATACAACaactccacctcctccatctACTACATCTGCACCTCCTCCATGTACAATAACGCCACCTCCTCCATCTACTACATCTCCACCTTCTCCATGTACAACAACCCTGCCTCTTCCATCTACTACATCTCCACCTCTTCCATCTACTACATCTCCACCTTCTCGATGTACTACAACCTTACCTCCTTCATCTGCTACATCCTCACCATCTCCATGCACAACAACCCCACCTCCTCCATCTACTACATCTCCACCTCTTCCATCTACTACATCTCCACCTTCTCCATGTACAACAACCCCACCTCCTCCATCTACTACATCTCCACCTCTTCCATCTACTACATCTCCACCTCTTCCATCTACCCCATCTCCACCTCTTCCATCTACCCCATCTCCACCTCTTCCATCTACCCCATCTCCACCTCTTCCATCTACTCCATCTCCACCTCTTCCATCTACCCCATCTCCACCTCTTCCATCTACCACATCTCCACCTCTTCCATCTACCACATCTCCACCTCTTCCATCTACCACATCTCCACCTCTTCCATCTACCCCATCTCCACCTCTTCCATCTACCCCATCTCCACCTCTTCCATCTACTACATCTCCACCTCTTCCATCTACCACATCTCCACCTCTTCCATCTACCCCATCTCCACCTCTTCCATCTACCCCATCTCCACCTCTTCCATCTACTACATCTCCACCTCTTCCATCTACCCCATCTCCACCTCTTCCATCTACCCCATCTCCACCTCTTCCATCTACTACATCTCCACCTCTTCCATCTACCACATCTCCACCTCTTCCATCTACCCCATCTCCACCTCTTCCATCTACCCCATCTCCACCTCTTCCATCTACTACATCTCCACCTCTTCCATCTACTACATCTCCACCTCTTCCATCTACTACATCTCCACCTCTTCCATCTACTACATCTCCACCTTCTCCATGTACAACAACCCCACCTCCTCCATCTGCTACATCCTCGCCgtctccatgtacagcagcccactcTCCTTCATATACAGCAACCCCACCTCCTCCATGTACTGGAACCcaacctctggctgtcatatgcaGCCCACATAG